The following coding sequences lie in one Bacillota bacterium genomic window:
- the ilvN gene encoding acetolactate synthase small subunit, protein MRHTLAVLVENQPGVLTRVAGLFSRRGYNIESLAVGQTHEPSISRMTIVVDGDDRVIEQVAKQLDKLIDVIDVQDITDVEYVDRELVLIKVNAEPSVRGEIMQIVDIFRARIVDIGQRTLIIECTGDEGKIRAIEKSLKPFGILELVRTGKIAMVRGPKYEEEKQ, encoded by the coding sequence ATGAGACACACGCTGGCGGTTTTAGTTGAGAATCAGCCGGGTGTTTTGACCCGGGTGGCCGGGTTGTTCAGCAGGCGCGGTTATAATATCGAAAGTCTGGCTGTAGGCCAAACTCATGAACCGAGCATTTCCCGCATGACGATCGTCGTAGACGGCGATGACAGGGTAATCGAGCAGGTTGCAAAACAACTGGATAAACTCATCGATGTCATCGATGTACAGGATATTACAGATGTCGAGTATGTGGACCGGGAACTGGTTTTAATCAAGGTAAATGCCGAACCCTCAGTGCGGGGGGAGATTATGCAGATCGTGGACATTTTCAGGGCACGTATTGTGGATATCGGTCAGCGGACGCTGATCATTGAGTGTACCGGGGATGAGGGGAAGATCCGGGCGATTGAAAAATCCCTGAAGCCCTTTGGAATTTTGGAGCTGGTACGCACCGGCAAGATAGCTATGGTGCGGGGACCAAAATACGAAGAAGAAAAGCAATAA
- the ilvC gene encoding ketol-acid reductoisomerase, with amino-acid sequence MKIYYDQDADLEFLGGKTVAIIGYGSQGHAQALNLRDSGVRVVVADVPGSDNWKRAEGAGFQVLTTAEASAQADVIQILIPDDKQAAVFRSNILPHLKPGNALAFSHGFNIHYNQIVPPSDVDVFMVAPKSPGHLLRRMYEQGAGVPALVAVAQDYTGKAMQVALAYARGIGSTRAGVIETTFKEETETDLFGEQVVLCGGVTELVRAGFDTLVEAGYQPEIAYFECLHELKLIVDLMYEGGISWMRYSISDTAEYGDLTRGKRIITGETRAEMKRILQEIQDGTFAREWILENMSGRPVFNAMAKKEANHPIEVVGKKLREMMPWLKK; translated from the coding sequence ATGAAAATCTACTACGACCAGGATGCGGATCTCGAGTTTCTGGGCGGAAAGACCGTTGCCATCATCGGTTACGGGAGTCAGGGTCACGCCCAGGCTCTTAACCTGAGAGACAGCGGGGTACGCGTGGTTGTTGCCGATGTCCCCGGGAGTGACAACTGGAAGAGAGCCGAAGGGGCCGGTTTTCAAGTGCTGACCACCGCGGAAGCCTCCGCTCAGGCCGATGTCATTCAGATTTTAATTCCGGACGATAAACAGGCGGCAGTATTCCGCTCCAATATTTTACCTCATTTGAAACCAGGGAACGCTCTTGCTTTTTCACACGGCTTTAACATCCACTACAACCAGATTGTACCGCCCTCGGATGTGGATGTTTTTATGGTTGCGCCGAAAAGCCCGGGGCACCTGTTGCGGCGGATGTACGAGCAGGGAGCGGGAGTTCCTGCTCTCGTAGCCGTTGCCCAGGATTATACGGGAAAGGCGATGCAGGTTGCGCTTGCTTATGCCAGGGGAATCGGTTCCACACGGGCCGGCGTGATTGAAACCACTTTTAAAGAGGAAACCGAGACCGACCTTTTTGGAGAACAGGTCGTACTGTGTGGCGGGGTGACCGAACTCGTCCGGGCCGGTTTCGATACCCTCGTTGAGGCCGGATACCAGCCGGAGATTGCTTATTTTGAGTGCTTGCACGAATTGAAGTTAATTGTTGATTTGATGTACGAAGGCGGGATCAGCTGGATGCGCTACTCCATCAGTGATACCGCCGAGTACGGCGACCTGACGCGAGGGAAACGAATCATTACCGGGGAAACACGCGCTGAGATGAAGCGTATTCTCCAGGAGATCCAGGATGGCACCTTTGCTCGGGAGTGGATTTTAGAGAACATGAGTGGGCGGCCCGTCTTCAACGCGATGGCAAAGAAAGAAGCAAACCATCCCATCGAAGTCGTAGGCAAGAAACTGCGGGAAATGATGCCTTGGCTGAAGAAGTAG
- the ilvB gene encoding biosynthetic-type acetolactate synthase large subunit encodes MNTMISGAEALMRVFQEEGVEVIFGYPGGALLPVYDALYHTDFRHVLVRQEQAAVHAASGYTRTTGKPGVCLATSGPGATNLVTGIATAYMDSVPVVVVTGQVGTGMVGTDAFQEVDTKGITLPITKHNYLVKNPQELPRVIREAFYIARTGRPGPVVVDLPRNVAEAQIEWHGAGKVELRSYHPQYQPAPDLVDQAAEMLNKAERPVILAGGGVLSTRAPEDLVALAEKIRTPVTTTLMGIGAFPEDHELALGMLGMHGTACANYAVTAADVLLTLGARFADRVTGNVKKFAPHAKIIHVDIDPAEIGKNVRAALPVIGDVKHFLRDLLPLVQKKDRRGWLSQIAKWKVEHPLRFSEDGCLKPQYILQALGEITKGECIVATDVGQHQMWAAQFFKIRKPYTFLSSGGLGTMGYGLPAALGAQLGNPGKLVLSLTGDGSFQMNMFELGTAMQEQLPLKIFVFNNHALGMVKQLQYFYCEKRYSQVKFTFCPDFVQLARAYGAVGIRLERSEDVYAILDEVLTNGRLTIVDCIIDPEELVYPMVLAGKGIGELIELSDAR; translated from the coding sequence ATGAACACCATGATTTCAGGTGCAGAAGCCCTGATGCGGGTTTTCCAGGAGGAGGGGGTAGAGGTTATTTTCGGGTACCCCGGAGGCGCCCTCCTCCCGGTTTATGACGCCCTCTACCATACGGATTTTAGACACGTCCTCGTCCGGCAGGAACAGGCCGCTGTCCATGCAGCGAGCGGCTATACGCGGACAACGGGAAAACCCGGGGTTTGCCTTGCGACTTCAGGCCCCGGCGCCACGAACCTCGTTACCGGAATTGCCACAGCCTATATGGATTCGGTTCCGGTCGTGGTGGTTACCGGTCAGGTAGGTACCGGAATGGTAGGGACCGATGCCTTTCAGGAGGTTGACACAAAGGGGATTACCCTTCCGATCACAAAGCATAATTACCTCGTAAAAAATCCCCAGGAGCTCCCCCGCGTGATCCGTGAGGCCTTTTACATCGCCCGCACGGGCAGGCCGGGGCCGGTGGTTGTTGACCTTCCCAGAAATGTCGCCGAAGCCCAGATCGAGTGGCACGGAGCGGGAAAAGTCGAGCTCCGCAGTTATCATCCCCAGTACCAACCGGCGCCCGATTTGGTTGATCAGGCCGCAGAAATGCTTAATAAGGCAGAACGCCCGGTCATTTTAGCCGGCGGCGGGGTCCTCAGTACACGGGCACCGGAAGATTTGGTTGCTCTGGCGGAAAAAATCCGCACACCGGTGACGACCACCTTAATGGGGATCGGGGCTTTTCCCGAAGACCACGAACTTGCTCTGGGAATGCTCGGGATGCACGGGACGGCTTGCGCGAACTACGCCGTCACCGCAGCCGATGTTTTACTGACCTTGGGTGCCCGGTTTGCGGACCGGGTCACGGGAAATGTGAAGAAATTTGCTCCACACGCGAAAATAATCCACGTTGACATCGACCCCGCGGAGATCGGGAAAAATGTCCGGGCTGCCCTCCCCGTGATTGGTGATGTTAAGCATTTCTTGCGCGATTTGCTCCCCTTGGTGCAGAAAAAGGATCGCCGAGGCTGGCTCAGCCAGATCGCAAAGTGGAAAGTAGAGCACCCTTTGCGTTTTTCTGAGGACGGGTGTCTGAAACCCCAGTACATCCTCCAGGCTTTAGGTGAGATCACGAAAGGGGAATGCATTGTCGCAACAGATGTGGGACAGCACCAGATGTGGGCGGCGCAGTTTTTCAAAATCCGAAAACCTTACACCTTCCTTTCATCGGGTGGATTGGGAACAATGGGCTACGGCCTCCCGGCGGCGTTGGGGGCCCAGCTCGGCAACCCCGGAAAGCTGGTTCTTTCCCTGACCGGGGACGGAAGTTTCCAGATGAATATGTTTGAACTCGGAACCGCCATGCAGGAGCAGCTCCCCCTGAAAATTTTTGTCTTTAATAATCATGCCCTCGGGATGGTGAAGCAGCTCCAGTATTTTTACTGCGAAAAACGCTACAGCCAGGTGAAGTTTACTTTTTGCCCGGATTTTGTTCAACTTGCCCGCGCTTACGGTGCGGTCGGGATACGCCTTGAGCGAAGTGAGGATGTTTACGCCATACTGGACGAAGTCCTGACGAACGGACGGCTGACCATTGTGGATTGTATCATTGATCCTGAAGAACTGGTTTATCCGATGGTGTTGGCAGGGAAGGGCATCGGGGAGTTAATTGAGCTTTCAGATGCAAGATAG
- a CDS encoding 2-isopropylmalate synthase codes for MSEQIYIFDTTLRDGEQSPGVSLNLQEKLEIARQLAKLNVDVIEAGFPIASPGDFAAVQAIAREVRGPVIAGLARAARQDIDRAWEALQEAEKPRIHTFIATSDIHLQYKLQKSRDEVLALAVAAVKQARGYTADVEFSAEDAFRSDPSFLCEVIQAVIEAGATVINIPDTVGYATPYEFGDFIAQIRARVPGIDRVILSVHCHNDLGLAVANSLAALQNGAQQVECAVNGLGERAGNAALEEIVMALYTRGAYFQKETKIKYDEIYRTSKLVCTLTGLPVQPNKAIVGKNAFLHESGIHQDGVLKERATYEIMNPQLIGVPKSNIVLGKLSGRHAFRERLAELGYLLQDEELEKAFSRFKNLADRKKDLTDRDLEAIVKNEIRVAPELYELAYLHISSGTTVVPTATVGLKRNGIVREEAACGDGPVDAAFKAVDKITGINSLSLTDYSLSAITGGKDALGEVVVRVEYGGKTFVGRGLSTDIIEASVKAYLNAVNKVIYEIGEDSVLPGTGEIEG; via the coding sequence TTGTCAGAGCAGATCTATATCTTTGATACAACACTCCGGGATGGCGAACAGTCCCCCGGAGTCAGTCTGAACTTGCAAGAAAAATTGGAGATCGCCCGCCAGCTTGCGAAATTAAATGTAGATGTAATTGAAGCAGGTTTTCCGATTGCTTCGCCGGGCGACTTCGCGGCGGTTCAGGCGATTGCGAGGGAGGTCCGGGGCCCTGTGATTGCGGGCCTGGCGCGGGCGGCCCGCCAGGATATCGACCGGGCCTGGGAGGCCCTTCAGGAGGCCGAAAAACCCAGAATTCATACCTTTATTGCCACTTCTGACATTCACCTGCAGTATAAACTGCAGAAGAGCAGGGATGAGGTGCTGGCCCTCGCGGTGGCTGCCGTGAAACAGGCCAGGGGGTATACGGCCGATGTCGAGTTCTCTGCTGAAGATGCTTTCCGGAGCGATCCCAGTTTTCTCTGCGAAGTGATTCAGGCCGTGATCGAAGCCGGGGCGACCGTGATAAATATTCCGGACACCGTCGGCTACGCGACACCCTATGAGTTCGGGGATTTCATCGCCCAGATCCGGGCGCGGGTGCCGGGCATTGATCGGGTGATCTTGAGTGTCCACTGCCACAACGACCTGGGGTTGGCTGTCGCAAATTCTCTGGCCGCCCTCCAAAACGGGGCGCAGCAGGTGGAGTGCGCGGTCAACGGCCTGGGAGAGCGTGCCGGAAACGCCGCCCTGGAAGAGATCGTCATGGCGCTTTATACAAGGGGCGCTTACTTTCAAAAAGAAACGAAGATTAAATATGATGAAATTTACCGGACCAGCAAACTGGTCTGTACACTGACCGGGCTGCCCGTCCAGCCGAATAAAGCAATCGTGGGGAAAAATGCCTTCCTCCACGAGTCGGGGATCCACCAGGATGGCGTTTTAAAGGAGCGGGCAACATATGAGATTATGAATCCTCAATTAATCGGAGTTCCTAAATCCAACATTGTATTGGGAAAACTCTCGGGGCGCCACGCCTTCCGGGAACGCCTGGCAGAACTGGGTTATCTTCTCCAGGATGAGGAATTAGAAAAGGCCTTTAGCCGTTTCAAAAATCTGGCGGATCGTAAAAAAGATCTCACCGACCGCGACCTGGAAGCAATTGTTAAAAATGAGATTAGAGTTGCGCCGGAACTGTACGAACTTGCCTACCTCCACATTTCCAGCGGAACGACGGTTGTACCTACCGCAACGGTCGGATTAAAAAGAAACGGAATCGTCCGGGAGGAGGCAGCCTGCGGAGACGGACCGGTGGATGCGGCTTTTAAAGCTGTTGACAAAATTACCGGGATTAATAGCCTATCTTTAACAGATTACTCCTTGAGCGCGATTACAGGTGGTAAAGACGCTTTGGGTGAGGTAGTCGTCCGGGTGGAGTACGGGGGGAAGACCTTCGTTGGACGGGGGTTGAGTACCGATATTATTGAAGCAAGCGTAAAGGCCTATTTAAATGCCGTAAACAAGGTAATTTACGAGATAGGGGAGGATTCAGTGCTTCCCGGAACCGGGGAGATAGAAGGATAG
- the leuC gene encoding 3-isopropylmalate dehydratase large subunit — MGMTITEKILAAHAGKEQVFAGELVNCRLDLVLANDITAPVAIKEFLKLGLDRVFDPGRVALVPDHFTPNKDIKSAEQCRETREFARQFEILNYFEVGRMGIEHCLLPEQGLVLPGDLIIGADSHTCTYGALGAFATGVGSTDLAAGMALGECWFKVPESMKFVYHGKLLPWVTGKDLILYTIGDIGVDGALYRAMEFTGEAIDELSVDGRLTMCNMAIEAGAKNGIINPDEKTLAYVQKRAKRPYCVFSSDPDAAYVEVREYHADEIELQVAFPHLPENARPVTEAAGIEIDQVVIGSCTNGRLEDLRIAAQILKGREVHPRLRLIVIPGTQEIYLDALREGLLEVFVRAGGAVSTPTCGPCLGGHMGILARGEKALATTNRNFVGRMGHPESEVYLAGPAVAAASAVTGCITHPREVVKGNAD, encoded by the coding sequence ATGGGAATGACCATTACCGAAAAGATCCTGGCGGCCCACGCCGGAAAGGAGCAAGTTTTCGCCGGGGAACTGGTCAACTGCCGCCTGGATCTTGTACTTGCTAACGACATTACGGCTCCTGTCGCGATTAAGGAGTTTTTGAAATTAGGGCTCGACCGCGTTTTTGATCCCGGTCGCGTTGCCCTTGTCCCGGACCATTTTACACCAAATAAAGACATTAAGTCTGCAGAGCAGTGCAGGGAAACGCGGGAGTTCGCACGCCAATTCGAAATTCTCAATTACTTTGAAGTGGGGCGAATGGGAATTGAGCACTGCCTCCTTCCCGAGCAGGGGCTTGTGCTTCCCGGTGATTTGATCATCGGCGCGGACTCCCACACCTGTACTTACGGGGCGCTGGGGGCTTTTGCCACCGGTGTCGGAAGTACAGATCTCGCAGCAGGGATGGCTCTGGGTGAATGCTGGTTTAAAGTGCCTGAAAGCATGAAATTTGTTTATCATGGAAAACTGCTCCCCTGGGTCACGGGGAAGGATCTGATTCTTTATACAATCGGGGATATCGGAGTCGACGGTGCGCTCTACCGGGCGATGGAGTTTACGGGCGAGGCAATTGATGAACTTTCTGTTGATGGCCGGCTTACGATGTGCAACATGGCGATCGAGGCCGGGGCAAAAAACGGAATCATCAATCCGGACGAAAAGACTCTCGCCTATGTTCAGAAAAGGGCAAAACGTCCCTACTGCGTATTTTCCAGCGATCCGGATGCCGCCTATGTCGAGGTGCGGGAATATCACGCTGATGAGATCGAACTCCAGGTCGCCTTTCCCCATCTGCCTGAAAACGCCCGGCCGGTTACGGAGGCCGCGGGGATCGAAATTGACCAGGTGGTAATCGGTTCCTGTACAAACGGGCGGCTCGAGGATCTGCGCATCGCTGCACAAATTCTCAAAGGAAGGGAGGTTCACCCCCGCCTCCGCCTGATTGTGATTCCGGGGACGCAGGAAATCTATTTAGACGCTCTCCGGGAGGGGCTGCTTGAAGTTTTCGTTCGAGCCGGGGGAGCGGTGAGCACCCCTACCTGCGGTCCCTGCCTCGGCGGTCATATGGGGATCCTGGCGCGGGGTGAAAAGGCGCTGGCTACGACAAACCGGAATTTCGTGGGTCGGATGGGGCACCCCGAGAGCGAGGTCTACCTCGCGGGGCCCGCCGTTGCTGCGGCATCGGCGGTAACCGGTTGCATAACCCACCCGAGGGAGGTTGTCAAGGGAAATGCAGATTAA
- the leuD gene encoding 3-isopropylmalate dehydratase small subunit gives MQIKGRVWKFGANIDTDLIIPARYLNTTDPEELAAHCMEDANPDFARLVSRGDIIVAGKNFGCGSSREHAPLALKGAGVGCIIAGSFARIFYRNAVNIGLPILESSEAAGALGEGDLVEVDLSSGTIKNLTRGEVYQAVPFPPFMQEIMQAGGLINYVRERMKKRA, from the coding sequence ATGCAGATTAAAGGGCGTGTTTGGAAATTCGGCGCAAACATCGATACAGACCTGATTATACCGGCGCGTTATTTAAATACAACCGATCCGGAAGAATTAGCGGCTCACTGCATGGAGGACGCGAACCCTGACTTTGCCCGGCTCGTATCGCGGGGAGACATTATCGTTGCGGGGAAAAACTTTGGGTGCGGCTCTTCCCGCGAACACGCCCCTTTAGCGCTTAAGGGCGCTGGAGTAGGCTGCATCATCGCCGGATCTTTTGCCCGGATTTTTTACCGCAACGCGGTGAACATCGGGCTTCCGATTTTGGAGTCTTCCGAGGCTGCCGGGGCCCTGGGGGAGGGCGATCTTGTTGAGGTCGATCTCTCCTCCGGAACGATCAAGAACCTGACGCGGGGAGAGGTTTACCAGGCGGTTCCTTTTCCCCCTTTTATGCAAGAAATCATGCAAGCGGGCGGATTAATCAATTACGTTCGAGAAAGGATGAAAAAACGTGCCTGA